The DNA region catacagaagaacctcacgaaatctggaaattgcacctctttaacgtaagtcaatgaacccaacaaccctcttgttagccttttttgtttactgactaatttcaaagatcattaactcatacttcataactacttatcatttattttcatgttttatcatgatttgcgttcgtctatgcagttaGCGTTACGATTtgccatataataagttaaagttccaggtatcgcctaaaataatattttttcgtgaaaataaatgcagaaatgaaagtagcatgccaaaaTACGTATAGagtgcaattttcaaagacatccaacgaaaatctgatttttgtccaactttttcgcgatcctggCCACTGAGCGCCGCCTCTCCTCCTCTGCTCTCTAAGGCCGATGTAAACATCATCTTCCTCGGGGACTGACAGAGttggaagagggggagcgggaaaGAAAGGGGATAGGCGAtgtgaccttgaagaaaaagaccctctcgcctctggctagctactatcgtgccatcttcctgctttttgagaattaaaactgtcgatacgatttcctcctatgccgtgagccctctataatatacttactctatggtaccaCCAATGCACTATAAGATGCAAACCCTCAACCATTAAAAATGAGTTCAATCCTTGGATTAGGACATCCTTTTTTACTAATCCTATTTATGTgttaaatcaaattattattgTTTCCAATCTCAATTCATATCTCAGGTttacaaaattgaaatattttgtctcAGCTTTCATCAGCGatagaatattttttctacaGATTCTGACGTACTACAAATGATACTAATTTCTAGGCTGAAAATTACTGACACTGAGCTTGcacaatattattttatctgatGAATGATTTGCTATGATGGATAAAACTTAACAACAATTAGCTGCACACATTAATAAATTCCAAGTTAAACGATATCACATTCAATACAATGCAATTTATTGAATGTGCTACGCTAGATATTGCATCCATCTACAGAGATAGGTCCATAAATATCAGAAGGAATAATTCATCAATGCATAGTTATTTTCATAGATACCTAATCACTATCCTGCATTAGTAATTGCAAATTATAAATTgctattaaaatgcaaaatatgtaaCTTTGGACATGACTATGAAGTCACTATAGAGATCAAGAAATTATAACATCACTTGAGattctttaatgaataaaatatattacactcACATCACTTCGaacaattttacaaaatgttaatGGTTTATCTGGCTATGCCAACTGCTATTTTGTAACACAGGTATTACTATAAAGATCAATCCGtgaatatctttttaaaaaatccaattattaagaggacattataaaaatatcaaacacaTGATATGACCAACAAAGCTAACTTTTCTTcacaaaacaaacaaaatgtCATTTGTGCCACATTCCTGATACTTCCAGGTAGCAGAAGGAAGATATATATAGCTTAACAAAAGTTAGTATTACAGAAGGAACTGATTGAGCAACATAATAaggctgaaaatgaaaaaaatagagtaaaattgtgcaaaatatgaaaaaataaagaaaccaaATGCATTCATCCAATGAAAGATTCGACGAATAAATAGCCATTATAAACAATAGGCCCTGCAATTGCAATGACTCCCAAAGGATGATGGTATCTCAATGGCAAAAAAAGGAAGGAGCAAAATTTAATGTATAAAGAATAGGTACCAAGTTAAACCATCAGGTTTGCTCTACTCCTTAAAAACCAAAGTAGCACTTAAGAGGGTTAGGAGACATTTACTATTGCTCTTAAAATAGCAAGGCATTCCTTCCAGTAAACTGAATATTATTATGTCGAAAATTTATATGTACATGAATGAAGGTAATGCTCCTCTGTAACatcattgaatattgaaaaagcaGACAGGAAATTAGATAAAAATGGACAATGTAAACTAATgtaaaggaataaaataagataaatttttaaattacttaacgACAACACTTCTTAAATGTCttccaacattaaaaaaatccaaatttaaagAATTACATCAAAACCTTTGTGAAAGTATGACTGAGGAATGCAGCATTTAATTCTGTGTCAAGGATTGCATTACAAACCAGGCCTTTGAACTTAATATTTGACGAATACATTGCCCTACTTAATATTATGCTCACAGCATCAGAGTTGCAAACTACACGGAAATGTCTTGCAAATGCATGGGCCAAGCAATGTCACAGAAATCAACCAAAACAAATCAATATTCACTGTAGGGTTATACAAACATGAGTACATCAGGCAAAATATAATCTTGACAATTAGAAAAGAGCAGCATATGTTGCAAATTGATTTGTGTGTATGATGGCTTTCAGCGACATAATGAGTAAGATTACATTGCTAAGCCAAATGGTGCATACCTTCCAAAACACCTTGCATACATGAGATCAAAATACAAATGTCCCGAAACTAAGAAAAGACTGATTAAATGATTTGTCTACATACAAGATTACGACAAATATGAAGTCAATAAAAACAGGTGACTGTTAACATAAGATTGCTGTATCATTTCCTGGAAACACAATACTAATTAAGTTGACCCAACTGTTTAAAGACAGAGGCTAGATGAAAATCTaattaatataaacaaaattCTCTTTTCAAGACTGGCTTCATGATGTCCTCACCATGACCAAGTCATGTCCAAATATATCAggccaaattcatctctgaaagaAAAGAGTATAAATTAAGtgattcaaaaatgaaaaacttacacAATCACAATGCAAAGTTAACAATGGGTCCAAATTCATAGTGAGATAAGAAATTACCCCCTTGCGCAAAACAGCAATGGCAATAATGAAACCAAGAGTTGCACAATATCTTCAAACTAACCTCCGTACTAAAAGAATCTTTTATTTTACGAGTCAAATATATGGGAAGAATTTCACAACTATTTGGAATTAACGTATGTATCACTAGATTGATTTTGCATGGACTCAATGCTCAAAAATCTTCCACTTCCTTAAGTTATATTAGATTCAACTTCAATATATATCCATTGCATTGGAGTTGTTGCTTTTGAAGTCACTATTTTACACTTATGATATCTAAGAGTATACAATTGCTACATGTCATCTTTTGACAAGAAATCTGCAACTCGGAATATGGAATAGTAGGATGTTTAACTTAATTGCTATTTAATATGATAAAACTGCTATACTTTTCTACCTTTTAAACAAACTTTAAATTACACAAAAATCACAGGACGAAATTGTATTATGTGCCACATGTTCCAGGTCACTACCACATGCCAAACATCTCCAATAAATTATGaggttttatttcaattattcaataCTGTGGTGACATTTAAATTAAAGCACAAATATTCTATACTTGGATAATAGTTTTTAATCTCTTTTACCCATAGCAATGAAAAAAAGACTCCAGAGTAATGTAAAGGCATGTATTTACTCCATTTCTTAACATTGTTTATGCTAAAGCAGGGAATAAAGGAAGGCGAACTGATAATTGAGGAAATAATTGGTGTTGATGGAATATACTGAAAAGGGAAGTCTaagtatgaaaaattgaaataggaCTCACCTCCACCTTGGCTAGCAATGTTGGCATCACATTGTTAGAATACAAAGGGAGGAGGATAGGGGCTTGCAGCTGCAGAATAGATCTTCCTTCTGTGGATCCATAAAAAGTGATAATACGAGGGACAGCAGCTGCGAGGTAATTAACTCTTGCTAACTGTGTCCTCCGTTTCAATGCATCCCTGATTAGCCAATCTAATTCCTcacccctcttcctcccctcctcctccacctcctctagagccctcatccactcacgcTCCTGTTCAGCATCTCCCTTGCTATAAGGTCTCCACTCGTTATCAAACACTAATTTCAGAGATAATCGTGAGAGGGCCCCGGCTAACCTAGCACATATGTATTTCTCACCATCACCAGAACAATCCTTAGCAGCCAAATATACAATCTCACTCTCAAAATCATAACCGGAATACCATTGACTCCCGTTCCTTCCATCTAAATCTACAAGTTCCTCCTTCATCCGTCCTATGCACTCAGATTCAAAATCCACCATCACCTTCACCCGATCATCACCACTCAAATACTTAATAATACAAGCAGTGCAGTCATCTTCATCATACAGCCTCTCATAAAGACAACGCATTAAATCTACTCCATCTCCAAACACTATCATAGTCCTACGCAACATTCTGTCCACACACTCCTGCCTAGCTTTGGCTGGATCAGGTAGAGAAGTTTCCACGGAAGACTCCCCTCCTAGTCCAAATTTAATTGATGTCACATCCTCTGCAGTTGACGTCATGGCCTCCCCCAGGCAACGCAGCTGTGTGTCACATCCACCAACTTTCGCCTTTAGTTCCTCTAAGGATGAGCTCAGCTGACACACAAGAGATTTCATCTCCTGTCTCAATGTATCCACAGAGGACATCAGAGATTCAATATCACACTCTGGGCTTGCCATGGGTGTGAAATTGTCAGTGCTCCTACTCGAAGATGCTTCCAGGCGACGCAATGTCACTTGGTCCCTCCTGTGAACCAATGTTACCAACTTTAAAACCAGGGAACGGTCCACATCTTCAGGGAAACGTCGCACCATCTCCTCAGCAGAGGAAAGTGCATTCCATTGAGTGTCATCCACGAGATCTGGATCAGCCCCTCTTGCCAGCAGCTCCTCCACCCAATCAGCCTTCCCAAGTGTCACCCCAACATGCAAGAGAGTTTTTTTCCGCATGTATTGTACATCCACATCTTCCAGCATATCAAGTAGCTCTTTATTCTGGAGAAATGAACCAGTCACTAGTCCTGCAATGAGCCTCTCCTCGACTAATTCCTCCCAGTTGCTAGCAGAAATGTTGTTCGCCATTATTGGAAACAATAAAGTAATTATTTGAGGGTTTGTTGGACTTAGCAGACAGGAATTTGCCGATAGAAAAGAGGTCTGGTGGCGATAGTCAGCCAGGAGTAACACACTCAGTGTTGGCACGAAAGGATGAAATATAGACTGAAAGGAAACagaatgaatatgaaataataactttAGTAGTTGTCAATAGCAGTGTTGGAACAATAAAACTTAACattattttgacaaaagaaaaaacaaaaatacctGCTCCTTACATAACCTAGAGTAATATATAAATTGGCATCACACACAATCATTGTTTCCAAGGCAAAATAAGAATTCTGCTGGAGACCAAAACATATTGGGCTATGAAAAagacttccacaaaattttgaaCATGCAAAAAGAGGGAGTACTCAATGCCTTCTTAAGAATGTGAGCCTTTCTATTGAATTTGGTATAACCACGTAAGCGGAGGCCTATCCATTCTACGGTGGTTTGATTCTCTTCCCGccaaaaattatcaattaatccAGTGTGAAGTGAGGAACTGTTTACCGTTCCAGTTCTTTCCTCCAGTGAACAACTCTGCCTATGCTGCATGCCCATCTATATCTTTACGTCACAATTGAGTTAATGCACGATTGTGACACCaagttgcattctgcaggataacatcTCTCCAAGGTCCCTTGCTCAAGTAACTTACGAGCAAGGTCTCAGAATGCCTCTTCTTTGAATGTCGAGGAATTAAGCGTAATCACGTATATTAAAATCTTCACTCTGAAGCAATTTTGCATTGGGATTATATGTATGGgagaagagacaagaaattttgacaaagtatttGTTGCACATGAATCCTTAAAGAAAACAATCATACTAACTTCATTCTACAAACCTCTGGCTTTACAGTGCTTTGAACTTCGTTATCCCAAGAGTTTACTCAAACTGTTGCACCAACAGGGCATAGAATATTGAGGaaagcattgcaatactgaactgaaaacagACTACTGATTTCTCGGAAGTGACACAAAAAAGTGCTTTTTTTCTGCTGTGAGGAACTCTATAAGAGTTTTTCCTTAAAGGGGAGAAGAAGCATAGTCcatgacacatcgcacatgcagctaatggtttGGGGCCAGCTGAGTTGGACGCCatggaaatggtagtcaaaattaaCCTAATAGTCAACTGCCCGAATGTTTATGGAATAtagtagttgaatttcaacaaataaataagcgtgCAAGTATTCAATAGCCATGCCACATCCTATGAACCTAGTGTTAGGTATtgcaaagttttaagatcagaaaaatgtttaaagtgtgtgtgtgcagcatctagtcatccgtcactgggacttgatccatGAAACCTCCAATTCGTAGCATGATACTTCACCCACTACACTACCAGAACGATTGGGTTACAAGGTAGTTTCAATGCCCGATATGTCGGCTGTGTCAACTGATGACCGGACAAGAGTAGATTCATTCTAGGTGAGACGAGGGCAAAGCATCGGAGAATATTGCGAAGAATttgtagctggatcttttgcaccTTGTCATGATGCGAAGGGCATGATTATTTCCTCGGTATAcaggatatattgcttttaaaactcccggttgtatgagagcattacgagggcaaaattttggaagacaagtagttagGTACTGAAATGCTTGCTCTCAGATGCCAaagagctttgcgttaatttctTCCGCCACtgtacctgggtagagcagttctcctTCCAGTCATGGTATGGGGTGCATCGCACAGCAAGTTTCTTCAGAAACCATCCCTTATATAGGTAGCAAAACGTTAACGGCTAATTTTGAATTGAcaccaaaaaaatttttaaaagaaattgagtttttCTGAGAGGAGTGAGGTCATTTTCTTCCACATATTTCAGTAGGCTACTTACACCAATCTACTCTTGGATATGCCAGATGGAGGGATAAatgtttttccaagaaaacaatgTGCTTATGTGTTCCGAGGGAAGCCAGTGTTGttcacagggcagaccaccttaatgTAACCTCACCAGAGAATCAAGATAAGAGGGTAATTACCCCggtagagcagttctctttccAGCAATGGTATGGACTGCTTCCCACAAGATGTGTCTAcataaaacattcattttttgtacattaaattcacaaatttttgggatatgcattaattagcatttatagcgaaattcattTGTAATAAGcttgtattcaaaggttgataagaggttattaaaaaagTTTCTTTAATTTTGGCTCGCaccaaagaactgagagaatcatattttattacattacaagggcttttttcataggagttaaatcggatatttcatcgaatttcaccgcaaatgtatattttgaaagtggctaacagagtaacgtatatctttagCTGTAAATCAGTACAATATTGCTCATATAAATTTGCAAGTCAGTTTTAAAAATAACGATTAAACATCTAACATTAGGGTCTCCAAAATGTATTCTAGGTGATGATAAACTCGATTAATATGAACAGTagagttccatttaaaatttggaattgatccacagaacatccagaatgtaattcttcTAAATGCAACATGCACGTTTTTTTTACTTgcaaacaaataagtgaccatgagcaccttcttTGAGAGAGACATCAAGTGCGGGAATGGGCCCAGATAATCTCCACACGGACAataagaaagggtcggacctctcgcacCTAGGGACCCTAATGGCACTTGACCGCAAAACCGTGAGAACATGGCCTCCACCATTTTACGtggaaaaattcaagccgtggaaACACGGCCTTCTTAAGGAAAGGGTTTAAGTTTAAAGCTGTGAAACTCTCCCTCCtaacaattttttcgattaaaaagaTGACATTTTTCATAAACTGTAATTTGGTAATTACAAGACAGAATATCATCAAAATCCATTCCTGGGaatgatatttcctaaaattttccaaagagGGTCCCACTCCTGAGTCACCAGACCATCTTATCTTCCTTGAATACTCCTGTTAACTTCTTATCTCCCCCTATTATCCTATTTATTCATCCTGGAAATTTTCCATCCCTTCTTGTGATTGAATTTAGCATATATGACCACATACACCTGAGTCCCACTGCACGCACAGACAAACAGAAATTATTCAAACAGATAACATCACTGTAAAATTTCAGTTATCTGGTTAACAGGACATAAATTGTGATATTAATTCTTCAAGGTAGTGTCCTGACTCATGTAGACAATCTTTTTGAGTTTCCAAAAAGAGAATGCAGACGAGACACATATTGGAGTAGGCAtcacattataatttaattttcaagacaaaaaatactaattaaacAAAGTAGAAATGTGTTACTCACAAACATGCAGAATGACAATGCAGAATATTGAATAATACATTGCCTcaggcgtaactttatggaataaaatcagcatgaaaagtaaaaaaacctTGGTAATTCCAGATAAAAATCTTGGATTCCACATTTTTTACTTgttattcatctacatactaccctgcaagccatctAAAAAAtgtttggtagggggtgttaTGACaacagccatttgcacataaaaaggatatgctcaaACAAAATAACAACTAGCATTTTATCAAGTTCTTAATGATTTGGGAGAAAAAGGAATATCCATACCTATCTGTtcagctaaatatctctcttaatttatactTCTCTCAGACCTGCAAATGTAGAGCTCTAATACAATAAattccggttaatgggtccaccagttCCTTGAGGCAGCTGCTAAATTTGCcaaatcttgaagaacagaacccaatggcTGTATATCCTAGAGTTTTTCCCACTTAAATGGGACAgcatgctgctttattgggccaAGAGTTGGAAACTTTGACtatattcatgatgaaattaatttttctaccgGAATAGTTTTTCACATTCTCCTCCTTCAATGTGGTCTTAATTCTCACAAGGAAACCTATAATTACCTTATTCTTAAAGCTCTTGCTGTTTTAATACCCATTAGAGGATTTGGATTCTGTTTCCCAACCATGATGATGATAGAATGAGCCCAGGATGGTGAGAAAGAAGTAGCAACATCAGTGGTGAGGGTTTAAGAGCAGGTACGGGCTAATTTCTCAGGATTACAGGCTGATGTTAAGTGGAGGAGACTGGTCGAGATGAACAATGTTGCATACGAAGAGCTTTTTGTCTGCAATATCTTGCACAAAATTCAACAGATTACCCAACTTTACAACTGAGCTATTGCCATTAGAAAAAGTTTTGAGAgcagaggagtggaaattgaaGTAACTGCCCAATACTAGAGAATTTTTGGGCTGATGATATTTAAAatacagatgaaacggaactGAATTactttacaaaac from Ischnura elegans chromosome 13 unlocalized genomic scaffold, ioIscEleg1.1 SUPER_13_unloc_4, whole genome shotgun sequence includes:
- the LOC124173117 gene encoding uncharacterized protein LOC124173117, yielding MANNISASNWEELVEERLIAGLVTGSFLQNKELLDMLEDVDVQYMRKKTLLHVGVTLGKADWVEELLARGADPDLVDDTQWNALSSAEEMVRRFPEDVDRSLVLKLVTLVHRRDQVTLRRLEASSSRSTDNFTPMASPECDIESLMSSVDTLRQEMKSLVCQLSSSLEELKAKVGGCDTQLRCLGEAMTSTAEDVTSIKFGLGGESSVETSLPDPAKARQECVDRMLRRTMIVFGDGVDLMRCLYERLYDEDDCTACIIKYLSGDDRVKVMVDFESECIGRMKEELVDLDGRNGSQWYSGYDFESEIVYLAAKDCSGDGEKYICARLAGALSRLSLKLVFDNEWRPYSKGDAEQEREWMRALEEVEEEGRKRGEELDWLIRDALKRRTQLARVNYLAAAVPRIITFYGSTEGRSILQLQAPILLPLYSNNVMPTLLAKVER